One window of Pseudomonas urmiensis genomic DNA carries:
- a CDS encoding TolC family outer membrane protein, with protein sequence MRVLTPITSAILLAAACANVQAMSLNEAVQNAVDHHPEISSYRNSRLSADEDVKFARGGFYPSVDLVAGYGRQRSDNLNTRGLNPDGTRNHNKETLNYTQSELRLRQMIFDGFNTANEVGRTEAVANSRAYYTQAVAQDIALRTIEVYLEVLKRRELVTLAKNNLQAHLRVNDQIGLRSERGVGSTADLDQSRARRALAENNLDTAEVDLADAEANFYSVVGRVPDELETPSTIKVQMPSNLEDARRGMQENNPYLRSAQADVNAAEQQYEVAKSPFYPRLDAVLATGANNNLGGERGHSNNDWQAGVELSYNLFRGGSDKARLQSDAHKINQALDIRNNALRELNENLSLSWNAMNNARKQTPTAREYAETTQRVRAAYQDQFGLGQRTLLDVLDSENELYNANRRYTEVRYTEEYSMYRVLATMGELLSKQRISLPPEAIAKSEVRSEARLPEMR encoded by the coding sequence ATGCGCGTTCTTACCCCCATCACCAGTGCAATCCTGTTGGCTGCGGCGTGCGCCAACGTTCAGGCGATGTCGCTTAACGAAGCTGTTCAGAACGCCGTGGACCATCACCCGGAAATCAGCTCTTATCGCAACAGTCGGTTGTCGGCCGATGAAGATGTGAAATTTGCCCGTGGGGGGTTTTACCCAAGCGTTGACCTGGTAGCCGGCTACGGCCGCCAGCGCTCCGACAACCTCAACACCCGCGGACTCAACCCAGACGGTACGCGTAACCACAACAAGGAAACGCTGAACTACACCCAGTCGGAGCTGCGCCTGCGCCAGATGATCTTCGACGGCTTCAACACCGCCAACGAAGTTGGACGCACGGAGGCGGTGGCCAATTCGCGCGCCTACTACACCCAGGCAGTCGCCCAGGACATCGCCTTGCGCACCATCGAGGTGTACCTGGAAGTGCTCAAGCGTCGCGAGCTGGTGACGTTGGCCAAGAACAACCTGCAAGCCCACCTACGCGTCAACGACCAGATCGGTCTGCGCAGCGAGCGTGGCGTCGGCAGCACCGCTGACCTTGATCAGTCCCGCGCCCGTCGTGCCCTGGCAGAAAACAACCTGGATACCGCTGAGGTCGATCTGGCCGACGCCGAGGCCAACTTCTACAGCGTGGTCGGCCGCGTTCCCGACGAACTGGAAACGCCCTCCACGATCAAAGTGCAAATGCCTTCCAACCTAGAAGACGCACGCCGCGGCATGCAAGAGAACAACCCCTACCTGCGTTCTGCCCAGGCCGACGTGAATGCTGCCGAGCAACAGTACGAAGTGGCCAAGTCGCCCTTCTACCCACGCCTGGACGCAGTGCTGGCCACCGGCGCCAACAACAACCTGGGCGGGGAGCGCGGCCACAGCAACAATGACTGGCAGGCTGGCGTCGAGCTGAGCTACAACCTGTTCCGTGGCGGCAGCGACAAGGCTCGCCTGCAGTCCGACGCGCACAAGATCAACCAGGCCCTGGACATCCGCAACAATGCCCTGCGCGAGCTGAACGAAAACCTCAGCCTGTCGTGGAACGCCATGAACAATGCACGCAAGCAAACCCCTACCGCCCGCGAATACGCCGAGACCACCCAGCGCGTGCGGGCGGCCTACCAGGACCAATTCGGCCTAGGCCAACGTACCCTGCTCGATGTGCTGGACAGCGAGAACGAGCTGTACAACGCCAACCGGCGCTACACCGAAGTGCGCTACACCGAGGAGTATTCGATGTACCGGGTGCTAGCGACCATGGGTGAACTGCTGAGCAAGCAGCGCATCTCGCTGCCCCCCGAAGCCATTGCCAAGAGCGAAGTACGCAGTGAGGCCAGGTTGCCCGAGATGCGTTAG